Proteins from one Candidatus Desulfovibrio trichonymphae genomic window:
- the typA gene encoding translational GTPase TypA has product MQQNNALRNVAIIAHVDHGKTTLVDAMFRQSGVFRADQRVDERVMDNMDLERERGITIAAKNCAVTWNGVKINIIDTPGHADFGGEVERALSMASGAILLVDASEGPLPQTRFVLRKTLEAGLPVLVVINKIDRKDARPAEVLNEIYDLFIDLDADDRQLEFPVLYAVGRSGIAMNALDAPQKDLTPLFEAIVGKIPGPSHDPAEPFQMLVADLDYSDYLGRLAVGRIMHGSVAAKESLACMREDGALLPLRVTRLQVYDGPQLKDADAADPGDIVVLAGIEDVVIGDTICTRDNPQALPRIRVDEPTVAMRFGINTSPLAGREGRIVQSRAIGERLNKESLRNVAIAVEQTDDRDAFLVKGRGEFQMAILIETMRREGFELSVGRPQVILKKDENGAVLEPIEHLYVDCGEMFMGVVTEKLAQRKGRMLNCAISGTGRVRLEFSVPSRGLISYRDEFLTDTRGTGIMNSCLEGYEAWRGDFPVRFSGSIVADRAGAAVAYALFNLEPRGVLFAAPGDPVYEGMIVGEHNRDNDIDVNPTKEKKLTNLRVAGKDENVILTPVKKMTLEHALHFVREDELVEVTPKSVRLRKAELSAHKRYQAAGVRRKS; this is encoded by the coding sequence ATGCAGCAGAATAACGCACTTCGCAATGTGGCGATTATCGCCCATGTTGATCACGGCAAGACAACCCTGGTAGACGCGATGTTCAGACAAAGCGGCGTATTTCGCGCCGACCAGCGCGTGGATGAGCGCGTCATGGACAATATGGATCTGGAACGCGAGCGCGGCATCACCATTGCCGCCAAAAATTGCGCCGTAACTTGGAATGGAGTGAAGATAAACATTATCGACACGCCCGGTCACGCGGATTTCGGCGGAGAGGTGGAGCGCGCGCTCTCCATGGCGAGCGGGGCCATTCTGCTGGTGGACGCTTCGGAAGGCCCGCTGCCGCAAACGCGTTTTGTGCTGCGCAAAACCCTGGAGGCCGGTTTGCCCGTGCTTGTTGTGATCAACAAGATTGACCGCAAAGACGCGCGTCCTGCGGAAGTGCTGAACGAAATTTATGATCTTTTTATTGATCTGGACGCCGATGACCGGCAGCTGGAATTTCCCGTGCTGTACGCCGTCGGCCGTTCGGGCATAGCCATGAACGCTTTGGATGCCCCGCAAAAAGACCTGACGCCGCTTTTTGAGGCTATTGTGGGAAAAATTCCCGGTCCGTCGCACGATCCGGCCGAGCCTTTTCAGATGCTTGTGGCGGATCTTGATTACTCCGATTATCTGGGGCGGCTTGCCGTCGGCCGGATAATGCACGGCAGCGTGGCGGCCAAAGAGTCTCTTGCCTGCATGCGGGAAGACGGCGCGCTTTTGCCCCTGCGCGTCACCAGACTGCAGGTTTATGACGGCCCGCAGCTTAAGGATGCGGACGCGGCCGACCCCGGTGATATTGTTGTTCTGGCGGGCATTGAGGATGTGGTCATCGGCGACACTATCTGCACCCGCGACAACCCGCAGGCTTTGCCGCGTATTCGTGTGGACGAGCCCACGGTGGCCATGCGCTTCGGCATCAATACATCGCCGCTCGCCGGTCGCGAGGGCAGGATTGTCCAGAGCCGGGCCATTGGGGAGAGGCTCAATAAAGAAAGCCTTCGCAATGTGGCCATCGCCGTCGAGCAGACAGACGATCGCGATGCCTTTCTCGTGAAGGGGCGGGGCGAGTTTCAGATGGCCATCCTGATCGAAACCATGCGGCGTGAAGGCTTTGAACTTTCGGTGGGCCGCCCGCAGGTGATTTTGAAAAAAGATGAAAACGGCGCCGTGCTTGAGCCCATTGAGCACCTGTATGTTGATTGCGGCGAGATGTTTATGGGCGTTGTGACGGAAAAGCTGGCGCAGAGAAAGGGGCGTATGCTCAACTGCGCCATCAGCGGCACGGGCAGGGTGCGTCTGGAGTTTTCCGTTCCGTCGCGCGGGCTCATCAGTTATCGCGATGAATTTCTGACGGACACCAGAGGCACTGGGATAATGAATTCTTGCCTTGAAGGCTATGAGGCATGGCGCGGTGATTTTCCCGTCCGTTTTTCCGGTTCCATTGTCGCGGACAGGGCGGGCGCGGCTGTGGCCTACGCGCTGTTTAATCTGGAACCGCGCGGTGTTCTTTTTGCGGCGCCGGGCGACCCTGTTTACGAAGGCATGATTGTGGGCGAGCACAATCGTGACAATGATATTGACGTGAACCCCACAAAGGAAAAAAAATTGACCAATCTGCGCGTGGCCGGCAAGGATGAAAACGTGATTTTGACGCCGGTGAAAAAAATGACGCTGGAACACGCGCTGCATTTTGTGCGCGAAGACGAGCTGGTTGAGGTGACGCCGAAATCCGTTCGTCTGCGCAAGGCCGAGCTTTCCGCCCACAAGCGCTATCAGGCGGCAGGTGTCAGGCGGAAGTCCTGA
- a CDS encoding ATP-binding protein — MDNTHNTRPLNDHKILVANRGEIAMRIMRACHKLGVAFTAIHTAEDAASGHVLMARREGGEKSLFRVSSYHDANELMSVADEAGCTAVHPGYGFFAEDFRFARRVAKRDRTMIFIGPSWKIIRELGDKINTKRLARSLNVPTVPGSDRPIYNEMEAERIAKTIFEFQEQQGLKRPLVLVKASAGGGGMGIEEVYDPDQFRSVYRRIRNYALRQFKDEGVLIEQRVMDFNHLEVQIVSDRTGRNPVHFGTRNCSIQSSGLQKRIEVAPGFASETLEYTFNAKKLLTDIVDYSLAMARKVGYDNVGTWEWIVTRKGEPFLMEVNTRIQVENGVSARIARIKGNDGVDLIAEQIRLGLGQPLGYSQNDIGFEGVCIEYRLIAEDPDNNFTPWVGRIERFHWEDAPWLTMLTHVPNTTPYEIPIEFDPNLALAIVWGKDISEAKTRGTAFLDSLRLTGRNSAGESLKSNAAFLKANTERILHF, encoded by the coding sequence CTGGACAACACTCACAACACCCGCCCCTTGAATGATCACAAAATTCTGGTGGCCAACCGGGGTGAAATCGCCATGCGCATCATGCGCGCCTGCCACAAGCTCGGCGTGGCTTTTACAGCCATTCACACGGCTGAAGACGCCGCTTCCGGCCATGTGCTTATGGCCCGTCGGGAAGGCGGCGAAAAAAGCCTCTTCCGCGTCTCTTCTTATCACGACGCCAATGAACTGATGTCTGTGGCCGACGAGGCGGGCTGCACGGCCGTGCACCCGGGCTACGGTTTTTTTGCGGAGGATTTCCGCTTTGCACGCCGTGTGGCAAAACGCGATAGAACAATGATCTTTATCGGACCTTCCTGGAAAATCATCCGCGAACTGGGTGATAAAATCAATACCAAACGTCTGGCCCGCAGCCTGAATGTGCCTACCGTGCCAGGTTCGGACAGGCCTATTTATAATGAAATGGAAGCCGAACGCATTGCCAAGACGATCTTCGAATTTCAAGAACAGCAGGGCCTCAAACGCCCGCTCGTGCTCGTCAAGGCGTCGGCCGGCGGCGGCGGCATGGGCATTGAGGAAGTGTATGACCCCGATCAGTTCCGCTCGGTGTACCGACGTATCCGCAACTATGCCCTGCGCCAGTTCAAGGATGAAGGCGTTCTTATCGAACAAAGGGTCATGGATTTCAATCACCTGGAAGTCCAGATTGTTTCAGACCGCACAGGCCGGAACCCCGTGCATTTCGGCACGCGCAACTGCTCCATACAGTCCTCGGGGCTGCAGAAACGTATTGAGGTCGCACCGGGCTTTGCGTCCGAAACTCTGGAATATACGTTTAACGCAAAAAAACTGCTCACGGATATCGTGGACTATTCGCTGGCCATGGCCCGAAAGGTCGGCTACGACAATGTGGGCACGTGGGAATGGATCGTCACGCGCAAAGGCGAACCCTTCCTTATGGAAGTCAACACCCGCATCCAGGTGGAAAACGGCGTCTCCGCCCGCATTGCCCGGATAAAAGGAAATGACGGCGTTGACCTGATAGCCGAACAGATACGTCTTGGCCTGGGACAACCCCTAGGATACAGTCAGAACGACATAGGCTTTGAAGGGGTCTGCATTGAATACCGGCTGATCGCGGAAGACCCGGACAACAATTTCACGCCCTGGGTTGGCCGGATCGAACGCTTCCACTGGGAAGACGCCCCCTGGCTGACCATGCTGACACATGTGCCGAACACAACACCATATGAAATTCCTATAGAATTTGATCCAAATCTGGCTTTGGCCATCGTCTGGGGCAAGGATATCTCAGAGGCAAAAACACGGGGAACGGCCTTTCTTGACTCATTGCGACTGACAGGCCGGAACAGCGCCGGCGAGAGCCTGAAATCCAATGCGGCTTTTCTGAAGGCCAACACTGAACGCATTCTGCATTTTTGA
- a CDS encoding acetyl-CoA carboxylase carboxyl transferase subunit alpha/beta, whose translation MDNNIEKRLQSLRDRLAYLGDIFAGRHRNNTAMLEEKLAAFDANAHTGACEDPYAELATIEDIFAYVERRLESAITPMDRVRIVRHPQRVCLRDILENVYDNFTEVGGQDEHSLDPSMLIARAVITRRRGKKIYMQSVMVIGQEKGHGAEFRNGGSVKPWGNAKALQFMKVAETEGIPVHTYIFTPGSYPVEDYPGAAQQIARNLYQMAGLRVPVVAVISEGGSGGAEAIGLADRRLMLSHGYYSVISPEGAAAIEGRLKNGERATPELIAHCAANLKIMARDNLKFGYIDRIVQEPPLGARPWHFNFFRSLRQEIIRATDEVIISTRKTPVFRGLALARHRNSEADLDDLHIRWGLTKAAKARMLHRRQEKFLRLSRQAASDRRPFIKKSAVAFLDWISTPWLSFKYDFYHKHQRQISTFMEEINNEFEMFKKLLLAPLRKLTRNLPGSMDNKAKELTALSLWQGDSRGHRWNYISPRYKIDRTLTCPNSKSYGCLDLWGPDLFAEFAGVCTHCGYHFPMEPEWYVKNVFDPRSVFEFNSEIEAGNPLDFPGFSEQIAQAKAKTGAKSGCVTFEARIDNIKMVVAMLMGTFRGGSVGAAEGYKFVEAATRAAKKRYPFLAYVHGTAGIRIQEGTHGVIQMPRCTVAVRRYIETGGLYMVLYDTNSFAGPVASFLGCSPYQFAVRSSNIGFAGPGVIKETTGMDIPPKYHRSYHALSRGHIQAIWDRRQIRANLKQALLTIGGRNLYYR comes from the coding sequence ATGGACAACAATATCGAAAAACGGCTGCAGAGCCTGCGCGACAGACTGGCCTATCTCGGCGACATTTTTGCCGGCAGGCACAGGAACAATACGGCCATGCTGGAAGAAAAGCTTGCGGCTTTCGACGCGAACGCCCACACGGGCGCCTGTGAAGACCCGTATGCGGAACTCGCGACCATTGAAGACATATTCGCCTATGTGGAACGACGCCTCGAAAGCGCCATAACGCCCATGGATCGCGTGCGCATTGTGCGCCACCCGCAACGCGTCTGTCTGCGTGATATTCTGGAAAACGTCTACGACAATTTTACGGAAGTGGGCGGTCAGGACGAGCACAGCCTCGATCCAAGCATGCTCATTGCCCGCGCGGTGATTACCCGCCGCCGCGGCAAAAAAATCTACATGCAGTCCGTCATGGTTATCGGCCAGGAAAAAGGACACGGCGCGGAATTTCGCAACGGCGGGTCAGTCAAGCCCTGGGGTAACGCCAAGGCCCTGCAATTTATGAAAGTTGCTGAAACAGAAGGCATCCCCGTCCATACATATATTTTCACGCCGGGATCCTATCCTGTTGAAGACTACCCCGGCGCGGCCCAGCAAATCGCCCGCAATCTTTATCAGATGGCGGGCCTGCGCGTACCTGTGGTGGCCGTCATTTCCGAGGGCGGATCGGGCGGCGCCGAGGCCATAGGCCTGGCGGACAGACGTTTGATGCTGTCCCACGGCTATTATTCCGTCATTTCCCCTGAAGGCGCGGCGGCTATTGAAGGCCGGCTCAAAAACGGAGAGCGCGCCACGCCCGAACTGATTGCACACTGCGCGGCCAATCTCAAAATCATGGCGCGGGACAATCTGAAATTCGGCTACATTGACCGCATAGTGCAGGAACCCCCCCTCGGCGCGCGCCCTTGGCATTTCAACTTTTTCCGCTCCCTGCGGCAGGAGATTATCAGAGCCACGGACGAAGTCATCATTTCCACAAGAAAAACTCCTGTTTTTCGCGGTCTGGCTCTCGCGCGCCACCGCAACTCTGAAGCCGACCTCGACGACCTGCACATCCGCTGGGGACTCACCAAAGCGGCAAAAGCACGGATGCTGCACCGCCGCCAGGAAAAATTTTTGAGACTTTCGCGTCAGGCGGCCAGTGACAGACGCCCCTTTATAAAAAAATCCGCCGTCGCCTTCCTAGACTGGATTTCCACCCCCTGGCTCAGTTTCAAATATGATTTTTACCACAAACACCAGCGTCAGATCAGCACGTTCATGGAAGAAATCAACAATGAATTTGAAATGTTCAAAAAACTTCTGCTGGCCCCCCTGCGGAAGCTCACCCGCAACCTGCCGGGCAGTATGGACAACAAGGCAAAAGAACTGACAGCCCTGTCGCTCTGGCAGGGCGATTCCCGCGGCCACCGATGGAATTATATTTCCCCCCGATACAAAATTGACCGCACGCTGACATGTCCCAACAGTAAATCTTACGGCTGTCTGGATCTCTGGGGGCCGGATCTCTTTGCCGAATTTGCCGGCGTGTGCACCCATTGCGGCTATCACTTCCCCATGGAACCTGAATGGTATGTTAAAAATGTTTTTGACCCCAGGTCGGTCTTTGAATTCAACAGCGAAATTGAAGCGGGCAATCCTTTGGATTTTCCGGGTTTTTCAGAACAAATCGCGCAAGCCAAGGCAAAAACCGGCGCCAAAAGCGGCTGCGTAACCTTTGAAGCTCGCATCGACAATATAAAGATGGTCGTTGCCATGCTCATGGGGACATTTCGAGGAGGCTCCGTGGGAGCCGCGGAAGGTTATAAATTTGTTGAAGCCGCAACCAGAGCCGCGAAAAAACGTTACCCTTTTCTCGCGTATGTACACGGCACAGCCGGCATACGCATACAGGAAGGTACCCACGGCGTGATACAGATGCCCCGCTGCACTGTGGCTGTGCGCCGCTATATCGAAACAGGCGGCCTGTACATGGTGCTTTACGACACCAATTCCTTTGCCGGGCCGGTCGCCAGTTTTCTCGGCTGTTCACCCTATCAGTTCGCGGTGCGCTCCTCCAATATCGGCTTTGCCGGCCCCGGCGTCATCAAAGAAACCACAGGCATGGACATTCCGCCCAAATACCACCGCTCCTACCACGCTCTCTCACGAGGACACATACAGGCAATCTGGGACAGAAGACAAATCAGGGCAAATCTTAAACAGGCGCTGCTGACCATCGGCGGACGAAACCTGTATTACAGGTGA
- a CDS encoding biotin attachment protein, with protein MLDISKLLDAIKASPYREIVIAAPHTGRITFADIKQGDVVLGRQGQWKEKPGVLLATLEREHNPKPVRAPEKGEISLVHKNLEGQYVEAGTPLVVLRHMLTRDEVQRIILQKALYLFRAPERAKYYLTPEADKKIRAADTYSVTVRDGMELFIMSRMKREAPLNYTGPDGVIYEVYFKYNENMDAGSPLIGVCPKGQLQLVQEMIMRVQTEWTEPS; from the coding sequence ATGCTCGACATCTCCAAACTGCTGGACGCAATCAAGGCCTCACCGTATCGTGAAATTGTCATTGCCGCTCCCCACACCGGCAGAATCACCTTTGCCGACATAAAACAGGGCGATGTCGTTCTCGGCCGGCAGGGGCAATGGAAGGAGAAGCCCGGCGTCCTGCTGGCCACGCTGGAACGCGAACACAACCCAAAACCGGTTCGCGCTCCGGAAAAAGGCGAAATAAGCCTTGTGCACAAAAATCTGGAAGGTCAGTACGTAGAAGCCGGCACCCCGCTTGTCGTCCTGCGCCATATGCTCACCCGTGATGAAGTGCAGAGGATCATTCTGCAAAAGGCCCTGTATCTCTTCCGTGCTCCTGAACGGGCCAAATACTACCTGACGCCTGAGGCGGACAAAAAAATTCGCGCCGCCGACACGTATTCAGTTACTGTTCGCGACGGTATGGAGCTCTTCATCATGTCGCGCATGAAGCGTGAGGCCCCCCTGAACTATACCGGGCCGGACGGCGTCATCTATGAGGTCTATTTCAAATACAACGAAAATATGGATGCGGGATCGCCGCTGATCGGCGTTTGCCCGAAAGGTCAACTGCAGCTTGTTCAGGAGATGATCATGCGCGTGCAGACAGAATGGACGGAACCGTCCTGA
- a CDS encoding single-stranded DNA-binding protein produces the protein MLNKVMIIGRLGRDPELRYTQSGSPVATLNVATDESYTDREGNKVERTEWHRVAVFQRQAENCANFLSKGSLVYVEGSLQTHKWQDQSGQDKYTTEIRAQRVQFLDRKSDSPRGGAHGGFEDDHAGQDAPARPQGARPGGNQQPKAAQEDLGPAFPSETANMDEVPF, from the coding sequence ATGTTGAATAAAGTCATGATCATCGGCCGCCTTGGCCGCGACCCGGAACTGCGCTACACACAGAGCGGATCGCCGGTCGCAACCCTGAATGTCGCCACGGACGAATCTTACACGGATCGCGAAGGCAACAAGGTGGAACGCACGGAATGGCACCGTGTCGCCGTTTTTCAGCGTCAGGCTGAAAACTGCGCCAATTTTCTCTCAAAGGGCAGTCTCGTCTATGTGGAAGGCTCGCTGCAAACGCACAAATGGCAGGATCAAAGCGGGCAGGACAAATACACCACGGAAATCAGGGCACAACGCGTCCAGTTTTTGGACCGCAAGAGCGATTCCCCGCGCGGAGGCGCCCACGGCGGCTTTGAAGACGACCATGCCGGTCAGGACGCGCCTGCCCGGCCTCAGGGCGCACGTCCGGGAGGCAATCAGCAGCCCAAAGCCGCGCAGGAAGACCTGGGACCGGCCTTCCCTTCAGAAACCGCCAATATGGACGAAGTGCCTTTTTAG
- the sat gene encoding sulfate adenylyltransferase — translation MSKLVPAHGGKGLVCCLLEGKALEDEKKKAAGLKRIEISSRAKGDLIMMGIGGFSPLNGFMNKAAWKSVCEKMVLTDGTFWPLPVTLDVSAADARNLKNDQDVALVHNGEIMATLKVEELYEMTEKDKKWECELIFKGAGPDSEKFWEVALNDHPGVKMVMAQKGYNVAGSVKVLSQGEFPTKFPGVYMTPAQLRVKMDERGWQKVAALQLRNPMHRSHEYLAKIGIEVCDGVVIHSLVGSLKPGDIPAEVRVQCIDKLVEKYFVKDFVIQAGYPLDMRYAGPREALLHATFRQNYGINNLLVGRDHAGVGDFYGMFEAQEIFRRIPRPSDPAKRLLCEPLNIDWTFYCKKCDGMASMRTCPHSKEDRVILSGTKLRKMLSEGAEVPDHFGRNEVLVILREYYSSLTEKVEIKMQRAAAGFTM, via the coding sequence ATGTCCAAACTGGTGCCCGCTCATGGAGGAAAAGGTCTGGTATGCTGCCTTCTGGAAGGCAAGGCGCTGGAAGACGAAAAGAAAAAAGCCGCCGGACTGAAGCGGATCGAGATTTCTTCACGAGCCAAAGGCGATTTGATTATGATGGGCATCGGCGGTTTTTCGCCGCTGAACGGCTTTATGAACAAAGCGGCCTGGAAAAGCGTGTGTGAAAAAATGGTGCTCACCGACGGCACGTTCTGGCCGCTGCCTGTCACCCTTGATGTTTCCGCCGCTGACGCGAGAAATCTCAAAAACGATCAGGATGTCGCCCTCGTGCACAACGGCGAAATCATGGCAACCCTGAAAGTAGAAGAACTTTATGAAATGACTGAAAAAGACAAGAAATGGGAATGTGAACTTATCTTCAAGGGCGCGGGGCCTGACTCTGAAAAATTCTGGGAAGTCGCCCTCAATGACCATCCCGGCGTCAAAATGGTGATGGCCCAGAAGGGATACAACGTCGCCGGCTCTGTCAAGGTGCTTTCCCAGGGCGAATTCCCGACAAAATTTCCCGGCGTCTACATGACGCCGGCCCAGTTGCGCGTCAAAATGGATGAACGCGGCTGGCAAAAAGTGGCAGCCCTCCAACTTCGCAACCCCATGCACCGTTCACACGAATATCTGGCCAAGATCGGCATTGAAGTCTGCGACGGCGTGGTGATTCACTCTCTGGTCGGTTCGCTCAAGCCCGGCGACATCCCGGCTGAAGTGCGCGTGCAGTGTATTGACAAGCTGGTCGAAAAATACTTTGTGAAAGATTTCGTCATACAGGCCGGCTACCCTCTGGACATGCGCTACGCGGGCCCGCGCGAAGCTCTGCTCCACGCCACCTTCCGCCAGAATTACGGCATCAACAACCTGCTTGTCGGCCGTGACCACGCAGGCGTGGGCGACTTTTACGGCATGTTTGAAGCCCAAGAAATCTTCCGCAGGATTCCCCGCCCCTCAGATCCCGCCAAACGCCTGCTCTGCGAGCCGCTGAACATTGACTGGACGTTTTACTGCAAAAAGTGTGACGGCATGGCCAGCATGCGCACCTGCCCACATTCCAAGGAAGACCGCGTTATCCTCTCTGGCACGAAACTGCGCAAAATGCTCTCTGAAGGCGCTGAAGTTCCGGATCACTTCGGGCGCAATGAAGTTCTTGTCATCCTGCGCGAATACTATTCCAGCCTGACGGAAAAAGTGGAAATCAAAATGCAGCGCGCCGCCGCCGGTTTCACTATGTAA